In Daucus carota subsp. sativus chromosome 4, DH1 v3.0, whole genome shotgun sequence, one DNA window encodes the following:
- the LOC108217637 gene encoding peptide-N4-(N-acetyl-beta-glucosaminyl)asparagine amidase A-like, which yields MAFSFLSLLLFSFYFLHSTAKIPISSQSRFRSQLSESPTSQKDVPPTTLFEVTKPVEIPNTKPCSQHILQHDFGFTFTKPPVFADYKPPSTSCPFQDFSKIVLEWKATSKGIQFDRIFGVWLGGVELLRSCTAEPSPNGIVWTVKKDVSKYYSLLMTNQTLAVYLGNLVNDIYTGVYHVDVSFHFYPAEKHLLKLGHGHGSNADLILPISRSLPLNDGLWFQVDSSTKVETKMFKVPRNAYKAVLEVYVSPHQNDEFWYTNLPNDYIEKNNLSYADKNGPFREVVVSLDGKVVGAVWPFSVIYTGGIDPLFWRPISAIGSFNLPSYDIEITPSLGTILDGKTHVFGFSVTNAVDVWYIDANLHIWLDGKSEKTEGNVLRSSTLPPRISYVSNFTGLKGTFLTRASRLIKSSGWVKSSYGKITTQATQEFNYSNFMELSNNGFLQMLHQRTDFNDMISNSGPSADSVTSLKRFPLALYGGVADQGDGAYKRTRNVSLSFNERRIEKLKFGSSVSSLKNLQEAQVITLAKGNHVVSRNTSTKQTYSFDSSKSCYFRNISSSNQIISSDEENNKCGKRTQLVA from the coding sequence ATggctttctcttttctttctctACTACTCTTTTCCTTCTACTTCCTTCATTCTACTGCAAAAATCCCCATATCATCACAATCTCGCTTCAGATCACAATTATCCGAGTCCCccacatcccaaaaagatgtgCCACCCACTACACTTTTTGAGGTGACAAAACCCGTTGAAATACCCAACACAAAGCCTTGCTCTCAACATATTCTTCAACATGATTTTGGCTTTACATTTACCAAGCCTCCAGTTTTTGCTGATTATAAACCTCCTTCTACTAGTTGCCCGTTTCAagatttttctaaaattgttttggaATGGAAAGCTACGAGTAAAGGCATACAATTTGACCGCATTTTTGGGGTGTGGCTTGGGGGAGTTGAGCTCCTCAGGAGCTGCACTGCAGAACCAAGTCCCAATGGGATTGTTTGGACTGTTAAGAAAGATGTTTCAAAGTATTACTCATTGCTTATGACCAATCAAACTCTTGCGGTTTATTTAGGTAACCTTGTTAATGATATTTATACTGGTGTTTACCATGTTGATGTAAGTTTTCACTTCTATCCTGCTGAAAAGCATTTGTTGAAGCTCGGTCATGGGCATGGTTCTAATGCTGATTTAATCTTACCCATATCAAGAAGTCTGCCACTGAATGATGGGTTGTGGTTTCAAGTAGATAGTTCTACGAAAGTGGAGACAAAGATGTTTAAAGTCCCCCGAAATGCGTACAAGGCTGTGCTGGAGGTGTATGTTTCACCTCATCAGAATGATGAGTTCTGGTACACAAATTTACCAAATGATTACATTGAGAAAAACAATCTTTCATATGCTGATAAAAACGGACCTTTTAGGGAGGTTGTGGTCAGTTTGGATGGTAAGGTAGTTGGTGCAGTTTGGCCATTTAGTGTCATATATACCGGAGGAATTGATCCCCTTTTTTGGAGACCCATTTCTGCGATTGGATCATTTAATCTTCCTTCATATGATATCGAGATCACTCCGTCTTTAGGAACAATATTAGATGGGAAGACCCATGTGTTTGGCTTTAGTGTTACAAATGCTGTAGACGTGTGGTACATAGACGCAAATTTGCACATCTGGTTGGATGGAAAGAGTGAGAAAACAGAAGGAAATGTATTGAGGAGTAGTACCTTGCCTCCTCGCATTTCCTATGTATCCAATTTTACTGGTTTAAAAGGAACATTTTTGACGCGGGCTAGTAGGCTTATAAAGTCTTCGGGATGGGTGAAATCATCTTACGGGAAGATAACAACTCAAGCAACTCAGGAGTTCAATTACAGTAACTTTATGGAATTAAGCAATAATGGGTTTCTGCAAATGCTTCATCAGAGGACTGATTTTAATGACATGATTTCTAACTCGGGACCTTCTGCAGATTCAGTAACATCGCTGAAAAGGTTTCCTCTTGCCTTGTACGGTGGAGTTGCTGACCAGGGAGATGGAGCATATAAAAGAACAAGGAATGTGTCGCTGAGTTTTAATGAAAGGAGAATCGAGAAACTAAAGTTTGGATCATCAGTTAGCTCACTCAAAAATTTGCAAGAAGCCCAAGTTATTACTCTTGCTAAGGGCAACCATGTAGTCAGCCGCAATACAAGTACAAAACAGACATACAGCTTTGATAGCAGTAAATCTTGCTATTTCAGGAATATCAGCAGCTCAAATCAAATCATCAGCTCTGACGAAGAGAACAATAAGTGCGGTAAAAGAACACAGTTGGTGGCATAA
- the LOC108217485 gene encoding riboflavin synthase-like, with protein sequence MGFKLGAKLLTAKDEVTSSAKSTKKRSFARFGTKTLKLKDGSAIEHKKITKAACRRCLELACKQGESTLLLMPHSFISLYMASNLNIKLIPPLLKMSISSASSSTCVSKFFNLLPPKTSTLSHHNSFTHLKVTPDLKSSRSLSLLFKASKSSFQFMPIKHDNHIQSMFTGIVEEIGEIKHIGLSQSNDSSYSIKIRGNVVLQGINLGDSIAVNGTCLTVTDYNTESREFSVGVSPETLRLTTLTDMKPGSVINLERAVTPSTRMGGHFVQGHVDGTGEIVEVEREGSSLWFKIKTTPEVFRYIVAKGFVAIDGTSLTVVKVFDVSECCFNIMMVEYTQQSVVMPLKKVGDKVNLEVDVLGKYVDKLLGANNINTPSTVTL encoded by the exons ATGGGTTTCAAACTAGGTGCTAAACTGCTAACCGCTAAGGATGAAG TCACATCCAGTGCGAAAAGTACAAAGAAAAGATCCTTTGCAAGATTTGGAACCAAAACCTTAAAGCTAAAGGATGGTTCTGCTATAGAACATAAGAAAATAACAAAAGCGGCATGCAGGAGATGCCTGGAACTGGCATGCAAACAGGGTGAATCCACCCTTCTTCTCATGCCCCATTCATTCATCTCCCTATACATGGCATCCAACCTAAACATCAAGCTCATTCCACCTCTGCTGAAAATGTCGATTTCCTCGGCTTCTTCTTCCACCTGTGTCTCCAAATTCTTCAACTTATTACCTCCGAAAACCTCCACATTGAGCCACCACAACTCTTTTACCCACTTGAAAGTCACTCCTGATCTCAAGTCATCTCGCTCCTTGTCTCTCCTCTTCAAGGCCAGCAAATCGAGTTTTCAGTTCATGCCAATCAAACATGATAACCATATCCAATCCATGTTCACTGGTATCGTTGAAGAAATCGGGGAAATCAAGCACATTGGACTCTCTCAGAGTAATGACTCTAGTTATAGCATCAAGATTAGAGGAAATGTAGTTCTACAAGGCATAAATCTTGGTGATAGCATCGCGGTTAATGGTACATGCCTAACAGTCACGGACTATAACACCGAATCTCGTGAGTTCAGTGTTGGAGTATCTCCAGAGACGCTAAGATTAACGACTCTGACAGACATGAAACCAGGCTCAGTGATCAACTTAGAGAGAGCAGTGACACCATCAACGCGTATGGGAGGGCATTTCGTGCAAGGACACGTGGACGGGACAGGGGAAATCGTGGAGGTTGAGAGAGAGGGGAGCTCGTTGTGGTTCAAGATCAAGACTACACCTGAGGTGTTTAGGTACATTGTGGCGAAAGGGTTTGTGGCGATTGATGGGACTAGTTTGACAGTAGTGAAAGTGTTTGATGTGTCGGAATGTTGTTTTAATATAATGATGGTGGAGTATACGCAGCAGAGTGTAGTGATGCCGTTGAAGAAAGTCGGAGATAAGGTGAATTTGGAGGTTGATGTACTTGGTAAGTATGTGGACAAGCTTCTTGGtgcaaataatataaatacccCGAGTACAGTAACTTTGTAA